The Akkermansia muciniphila genome contains a region encoding:
- a CDS encoding glycoside hydrolase N-terminal domain-containing protein has product MSAISLGWGALDKPSASNLIWSDQPAVVVYPQEDKNPDGNFGKYKKPSAVWEAEGYPIGNGRVGAMIFSAPNRERFALNEISLWSGGANPGGGYGYGLNAGTNQFGNYLPFGDLFVDFKKGDQPASVSVEDFTRALDLRDGIHKVNYKSDGVTYDREAFASTPANVLVLEYKASKPGQFSADFSINSQLESAISAKGPVITWKGTLKNGMSYEGRVLVRPKGGTLSTADDKISVKNADSCMVIVAMETDYLMDYKKDWKGEAPAKKLDRYAAKAAAGDYAAMKQAHIAQYKSMFDRVKVNFGKTDADVAKLPIPKRLEAYKKNPVDPDLEETIFQYGRYLLLSSSRPGTLPANLQGLWNVYLNPPWACDYHNNINVQMAYWGAEPANLSECHEALINYVEAMAPGCRDVSQANKGFNTKDGKPVRGWTVRTSQNIFGGNGWQWNIPGAAWYALHIWEHYAFTGDKKYLEKQAYPLMKEICHFWEDHLKELGARGEGFKTNGKDPNEEEKKDLADVKAGTLVAPNGWSPEHGPREDGVMHDQQLIAELFTNTIKAARILGKDASWAKSLEGKLKRLAGNKIGKEGNLQEWMIDRIPKTDHRHTSHLFAVFPGNQISKLKTPKLAEAARLSLEWRGTTGDSRRSWTWPWRTALWARLGDGNKAHEMVQGLLKHNTLPNMLTTHPPMQMDGNFGIVGGICEMLVQSHAGGLDIMPSPVEAWPEGSVKGLKARGNVTVDFTWKNGKVSNLKLYSDQPKVVPVRVNGKMTRVKTLPLKPVAEAAQAVAR; this is encoded by the coding sequence GTGAGCGCCATTTCCCTGGGGTGGGGCGCTCTGGACAAGCCTTCCGCCTCCAACCTGATCTGGTCTGACCAGCCTGCCGTGGTAGTATATCCGCAGGAGGACAAGAACCCTGATGGCAACTTCGGCAAGTACAAGAAACCTTCCGCCGTCTGGGAAGCTGAAGGGTATCCGATCGGCAACGGCCGGGTGGGGGCCATGATTTTCAGCGCGCCCAACCGCGAGCGGTTTGCCCTGAATGAAATCAGCCTCTGGTCCGGCGGAGCCAATCCCGGCGGCGGATACGGTTACGGGCTTAACGCGGGAACCAACCAGTTCGGCAATTACCTGCCTTTCGGGGACCTGTTCGTGGATTTCAAGAAGGGGGACCAGCCGGCTTCCGTTTCCGTGGAGGATTTTACTCGTGCCCTGGATCTGCGCGACGGTATTCACAAGGTGAATTACAAGTCGGACGGCGTGACGTATGACCGGGAGGCCTTTGCCAGCACGCCCGCCAATGTGCTGGTGCTGGAGTACAAGGCCAGCAAGCCCGGCCAGTTCAGCGCGGACTTTTCCATCAACAGCCAGCTTGAATCCGCAATCTCCGCCAAGGGCCCCGTCATCACGTGGAAGGGAACCCTGAAAAACGGCATGAGCTATGAAGGCCGCGTCCTGGTGCGTCCCAAAGGCGGTACGCTTTCCACGGCAGATGATAAGATTTCCGTGAAGAATGCGGACTCCTGCATGGTGATTGTCGCCATGGAGACGGATTACCTGATGGATTATAAAAAGGACTGGAAGGGAGAGGCTCCCGCCAAAAAGCTGGACCGTTATGCGGCCAAGGCCGCGGCCGGGGATTATGCCGCCATGAAGCAGGCCCACATCGCCCAGTACAAATCCATGTTTGACCGGGTGAAGGTCAACTTTGGCAAGACGGATGCGGACGTGGCCAAACTGCCCATTCCGAAGCGTCTGGAAGCCTACAAGAAGAATCCGGTGGACCCCGATCTGGAAGAAACCATTTTCCAGTATGGCCGTTACCTGCTTCTGTCCAGTTCCCGGCCCGGCACGCTTCCGGCCAACCTCCAGGGGCTCTGGAATGTTTATCTCAATCCGCCGTGGGCCTGTGACTACCACAACAACATCAATGTCCAGATGGCTTACTGGGGGGCGGAACCCGCCAACCTGTCCGAATGCCATGAGGCGCTGATCAATTATGTGGAAGCCATGGCTCCCGGCTGCCGCGACGTTTCCCAGGCCAACAAGGGATTCAATACCAAGGACGGCAAGCCCGTGCGCGGCTGGACGGTGCGTACCTCCCAGAACATTTTCGGCGGCAACGGCTGGCAGTGGAACATTCCCGGCGCGGCGTGGTATGCGCTGCATATCTGGGAGCATTACGCGTTCACCGGTGACAAGAAATATCTGGAAAAGCAGGCCTATCCCCTCATGAAGGAGATTTGCCATTTCTGGGAAGACCATTTGAAGGAACTGGGCGCCAGGGGCGAAGGATTCAAGACGAACGGCAAGGACCCGAACGAAGAGGAGAAGAAGGACCTGGCGGACGTGAAGGCCGGCACCCTGGTGGCCCCCAACGGCTGGTCTCCGGAACACGGCCCCCGTGAAGACGGCGTGATGCATGACCAGCAGCTTATTGCGGAACTCTTTACCAATACGATCAAGGCGGCCCGCATCCTGGGCAAGGATGCCTCCTGGGCCAAGAGCCTGGAAGGCAAGTTGAAGAGGCTGGCCGGCAACAAGATAGGCAAGGAAGGGAACCTTCAGGAATGGATGATTGACCGCATCCCCAAGACGGACCACCGCCACACGTCCCACCTGTTTGCCGTCTTCCCCGGCAACCAGATCAGCAAGCTCAAGACGCCCAAGCTGGCGGAAGCCGCCCGCCTTTCCCTGGAATGGCGCGGCACCACCGGAGACAGCCGCCGTTCCTGGACGTGGCCGTGGCGCACGGCGCTGTGGGCCCGCCTGGGGGACGGGAACAAGGCTCATGAAATGGTGCAGGGGCTTCTGAAGCATAACACCCTGCCGAACATGCTCACCACTCACCCGCCCATGCAGATGGACGGCAACTTCGGCATTGTGGGCGGCATTTGTGAAATGCTGGTGCAGTCCCACGCCGGGGGGCTGGACATCATGCCTTCTCCCGTGGAGGCATGGCCGGAAGGCTCCGTGAAGGGGCTGAAAGCCCGCGGCAATGTCACCGTGGATTTCACCTGGAAGAACGGCAAGGTGAGCAACCTGAAGCTTTATTCCGACCAGCCCAAGGTGGTGCCCGTGCGCGTCAATGGAAAAATGACTCGCGTGAAGACCCTGCCTCTGAAGCCCGTTGCGGAAGCGGCGCAGGCCGTGGCCAGGTAA
- a CDS encoding DUF2851 family protein — translation MDMRSMASLYGDALSAAEKEEPDAVRENACSLRPGLPDERTLQLLLLEGRFGALFTDDLGRDIRILDFGDWNRSAGPDFLNARVQIDGVPQSGDIELDPAPEDWERHGHGSNPAFNGVILHLACTPSRREWFTRNARHERIPLAVIPPAALALAGTPPEKAPERCCRHAGELDAMAPEVLEILLQSAAAYRFRNKHRRHAERAGYAGEEQALFESLAETLGYHANKTAMRHLVLRAPLRAIRECPEALLFGAAGFLIPVLPDSCTPEAVAHHKKLWTEWWPLREQFELAPDRTFPWTLSGSRPANHPQRRVGALAVIAADFDTFKRLCRPGHGDGLADYLSSLTHPYWSTHVTLPSAPSPRPMALMGRDRIQALAINHLLPAEGGERAWEHYLSLRAGQAGAKVLAVHQSLLGRRPDAKAFLAKEWHHQALLQIHEDLCSRRSCPLCTLTGQLKKQ, via the coding sequence ATGGACATGCGCTCCATGGCCTCCCTGTACGGGGATGCCCTTTCCGCCGCGGAGAAGGAAGAGCCGGACGCCGTAAGGGAGAATGCCTGTTCCCTCCGTCCCGGACTTCCGGACGAACGGACGCTCCAGCTTCTGCTGCTGGAAGGCAGGTTCGGAGCCTTATTTACGGATGACCTGGGCAGGGACATCCGCATTCTGGACTTTGGGGACTGGAACAGATCGGCAGGTCCGGATTTCCTGAACGCCCGGGTACAAATAGACGGCGTGCCACAGTCCGGTGACATTGAACTGGACCCGGCCCCGGAAGACTGGGAACGCCACGGGCACGGCTCCAATCCGGCCTTTAACGGAGTCATTCTGCACCTGGCCTGCACGCCCAGCCGCCGGGAATGGTTCACCCGGAATGCCAGGCATGAACGCATACCCCTGGCCGTCATTCCTCCCGCCGCGCTGGCCCTGGCGGGAACACCGCCGGAAAAAGCGCCGGAACGCTGCTGCCGCCATGCCGGCGAGCTGGATGCCATGGCTCCGGAAGTTCTGGAAATCCTCCTTCAATCAGCGGCGGCCTACCGATTCCGGAACAAGCACCGCCGCCATGCGGAACGCGCCGGATACGCAGGAGAGGAGCAGGCCCTTTTTGAAAGCCTGGCGGAAACGCTGGGCTACCATGCCAACAAAACCGCCATGCGCCACCTGGTCTTGCGCGCGCCCCTGCGCGCCATCCGGGAATGCCCGGAAGCCCTTCTCTTTGGCGCGGCCGGATTCCTGATTCCCGTTCTGCCGGATTCCTGCACGCCGGAGGCCGTAGCCCACCACAAGAAGCTCTGGACGGAATGGTGGCCCCTCCGGGAACAGTTTGAACTGGCGCCGGACCGTACCTTCCCCTGGACGCTCTCCGGCAGCAGGCCGGCCAACCACCCGCAGAGGCGCGTGGGAGCGCTGGCGGTCATCGCCGCAGATTTTGACACCTTCAAGCGGCTTTGCCGCCCCGGCCACGGGGATGGCCTGGCGGACTATCTTTCCTCCCTGACGCATCCTTACTGGAGCACCCATGTGACCCTGCCCTCCGCCCCGTCCCCGCGCCCCATGGCCCTGATGGGGCGGGACAGAATCCAGGCCCTGGCCATCAACCACCTCCTGCCCGCGGAAGGCGGTGAACGCGCGTGGGAACATTACCTCTCCCTCAGGGCCGGACAGGCGGGAGCAAAGGTGCTGGCCGTCCATCAATCCCTGCTGGGCCGCAGGCCGGACGCAAAGGCTTTTCTTGCGAAAGAATGGCACCACCAGGCGCTGCTTCAAATTCATGAAGACCTGTGCTCCCGCCGTTCCTGCCCCCTCTGCACCCTGACCGGGCAGCTGAAAAAGCAATGA
- a CDS encoding STAS domain-containing protein, producing MNNNSSILFGLFDEFLWIRCSGRGSFANSPTVKSLGDDYIASGGRLIVIDLETCSGIDSTFMGTLAGLSRRLLPIGGAVQIASPSERCLCALESLGLDALLSIEPPTAPWRGKVDQIRASLSAETAPTVHLDAKDQTLHVLNSHLTLSELSEENEEKFRNVTDCLKEELERQKDK from the coding sequence GTGAATAACAATTCTTCCATTCTTTTCGGCCTTTTTGATGAATTTCTTTGGATCCGGTGTTCCGGGCGGGGAAGTTTTGCCAACAGCCCCACCGTCAAATCCTTGGGGGATGACTATATCGCTTCCGGAGGGCGCCTGATCGTCATTGATCTGGAAACCTGTTCCGGGATTGACTCCACCTTCATGGGAACTCTTGCGGGGCTGTCGCGCAGGCTGCTTCCCATCGGCGGAGCCGTGCAGATCGCCTCCCCCAGCGAACGCTGCCTGTGCGCGCTGGAAAGCCTGGGGCTGGACGCCCTGCTCAGCATTGAGCCGCCTACGGCTCCCTGGCGGGGGAAAGTGGACCAGATACGCGCCAGCCTGAGTGCGGAAACCGCCCCCACCGTCCATCTGGACGCGAAGGACCAGACACTGCACGTTCTCAATTCCCACCTGACGCTGAGCGAATTGAGTGAAGAGAACGAAGAGAAATTCCGCAACGTGACCGACTGCCTGAAGGAGGAACTGGAACGGCAGAAGGACAAATAA
- a CDS encoding prenyltransferase/squalene oxidase repeat-containing protein — translation MSLHIESTEDALAELKRQRVKNLAAAVSVSVLGAAMMSLLLYLANIITFVPEPPATIVYPAVVEKGTEEPERPELVQKTQRPSSPAMEQQVRVIATDAALDTAIRIPDTEMDEPSESLLSGIDIGHDFGPDDNEGPGSNRPDIIILSKRCDPNDRMKRITENGGIPQCEEAVVKSLKWLQKQQNKDGSWGDGPQNYKCAMTGLALLSYLAHCETPLSEDFGDTVLKGISFLVDQGMKSPVISLVPQMNEVSYDHAIATYALCEAYTFCKQMDIPTIANLEKVAVKAVDQIMKGQNSNGGWAYHYNTQPGAHTDLSVTGWNVQALKAAEHGGIQPTRGKIRTALNKAAMYCRKTSLSNGLFSYQENGNEPRASLVGVGVLSLQMCGSGSDSAARKGLDWMLRNTNKPFNWKAGNTTSNLYQHYYGVQAAMNRGGDVWKAYNHAFRDAVLKAQSSDGSFMPNGFGGPGGVVQTSRNRHANDRIYRQCLATLMLEVYYRFLPGTGEGTRNS, via the coding sequence ATGAGCCTGCATATTGAAAGTACGGAAGACGCCCTGGCGGAACTGAAAAGACAGCGCGTTAAAAACCTGGCCGCGGCGGTATCCGTTTCCGTCCTCGGCGCCGCCATGATGAGCCTCCTGCTCTATCTGGCCAATATCATCACCTTCGTCCCGGAACCTCCGGCCACGATCGTTTATCCGGCGGTTGTGGAAAAAGGAACGGAGGAACCGGAAAGACCGGAGCTCGTCCAGAAGACCCAGCGCCCCAGCAGCCCCGCCATGGAGCAGCAGGTAAGAGTCATCGCCACGGATGCAGCCCTGGATACGGCCATCAGAATCCCGGACACCGAAATGGACGAGCCCTCAGAATCACTCCTGTCAGGCATCGACATCGGCCATGACTTCGGGCCCGACGACAACGAAGGGCCGGGATCAAACCGCCCGGACATCATCATCCTGTCCAAACGCTGTGATCCGAACGACCGCATGAAGCGCATCACGGAGAACGGCGGCATCCCCCAGTGTGAGGAAGCCGTGGTCAAATCCCTCAAGTGGCTCCAGAAGCAGCAAAACAAGGACGGCTCCTGGGGAGACGGCCCACAGAATTACAAGTGCGCCATGACGGGCCTTGCCCTGCTCTCCTACCTGGCCCACTGTGAAACCCCTCTTTCAGAAGATTTTGGAGACACTGTCCTGAAGGGAATCTCCTTCCTGGTGGACCAGGGGATGAAATCTCCCGTCATTTCCCTGGTTCCGCAAATGAATGAGGTCAGCTATGACCACGCCATCGCCACCTACGCCCTGTGCGAGGCCTACACCTTCTGCAAACAGATGGACATCCCCACCATCGCCAACCTGGAAAAAGTAGCCGTGAAGGCGGTGGACCAGATCATGAAGGGGCAGAACTCCAACGGGGGCTGGGCCTATCATTACAACACGCAGCCCGGCGCCCATACGGACCTTTCCGTCACGGGCTGGAACGTCCAGGCGCTCAAGGCGGCGGAGCACGGCGGCATCCAGCCCACCAGGGGCAAAATACGCACCGCGCTGAATAAGGCGGCCATGTACTGCCGCAAGACGTCCCTTTCAAACGGACTCTTCTCCTACCAGGAGAACGGCAATGAACCCAGGGCCTCCCTGGTGGGCGTAGGGGTGCTTTCCCTTCAGATGTGCGGCAGCGGCTCGGACAGCGCAGCGCGCAAAGGCTTGGACTGGATGCTGAGGAACACCAATAAGCCCTTTAACTGGAAAGCCGGAAACACCACGTCCAACCTCTACCAGCATTATTACGGAGTACAGGCGGCCATGAATCGCGGCGGCGACGTATGGAAGGCCTATAACCACGCCTTCCGTGACGCGGTGCTGAAAGCCCAGTCTTCTGACGGCAGTTTCATGCCCAACGGATTCGGAGGCCCCGGCGGCGTTGTCCAGACCAGCCGGAACCGGCATGCCAATGACCGGATTTACCGCCAGTGCCTGGCTACGCTGATGCTGGAGGTATATTACCGCTTCCTCCCCGGAACGGGGGAGGGCACCAGGAATTCCTGA
- a CDS encoding prenyltransferase/squalene oxidase repeat-containing protein translates to MSLHIESTDEALTELKKQRVKTLTAAFSVSFLGVALMGLLLYLVHIIVAIPEDPPMVAYATQEGDNPDIDTPEVTQTTQRPSSSSTAAQVKVIAAVATADVAVVNPDIEVDVPSEELSMGIDIGDGFGTGTGDGDGGGIPGILSKRCDLNDRMKRIAENGGTPQCEEAVVKSLRWLKKQQNKDGSWGEGQFRASMTGISLLAYLAHCETPLSEEFGENVLKGISFLVDLGMKNPVISEKPALKEICYDHAVATYALCEAYTFCKQMDIPSIANLEKVVIKAVDRIIDAQCPNGGWGYSYNNKINPDIDLSVTGWNVQALKAAEHGGIKPTKGEIRSTLRKASSYVRKNVMPDGKFAYKENGNMPRASLVGVGVLSLQMTGNGSDSAARKGLDWIKNNVKTLQWGQGSGTENVKSNLYMHYYCVQAAMNRGGDVWTSYNKAFRDAVLSGQNADGSFRKNDVGYVSGLTNKSESIYRQCLATLMLETYYRFLPGTGEGTKNS, encoded by the coding sequence ATGAGTCTCCATATTGAAAGTACCGATGAAGCCCTTACGGAACTGAAGAAGCAGCGCGTCAAGACGCTGACCGCCGCCTTCTCCGTCTCCTTCCTCGGCGTTGCCCTTATGGGCCTTCTCCTTTATCTGGTTCACATCATCGTCGCCATTCCGGAAGATCCGCCCATGGTGGCCTATGCCACCCAGGAAGGCGACAATCCGGACATTGACACCCCGGAAGTGACCCAGACCACCCAGCGCCCCAGCAGTTCCTCCACCGCCGCGCAGGTGAAGGTCATTGCCGCCGTTGCTACGGCGGATGTGGCCGTCGTCAACCCGGACATTGAAGTGGACGTCCCCTCGGAAGAACTCTCCATGGGCATCGACATCGGCGACGGTTTCGGTACCGGCACGGGGGACGGCGACGGAGGCGGCATTCCCGGCATTCTTTCCAAGCGCTGTGACCTGAACGACCGCATGAAGCGCATTGCGGAAAACGGCGGCACCCCCCAGTGTGAGGAAGCCGTGGTCAAATCCCTCCGCTGGCTTAAAAAGCAGCAGAACAAGGACGGCTCCTGGGGTGAAGGCCAGTTCCGCGCTTCCATGACCGGGATTTCCCTGCTGGCCTACCTGGCCCATTGTGAAACTCCTCTTTCCGAGGAATTCGGAGAAAACGTCCTGAAAGGCATTTCCTTCCTGGTGGACCTGGGAATGAAGAATCCCGTGATTTCCGAAAAACCTGCCTTGAAGGAGATCTGCTATGACCACGCCGTGGCCACCTACGCCCTGTGCGAGGCCTACACCTTCTGCAAGCAGATGGACATTCCCTCCATCGCCAACCTGGAAAAAGTCGTGATCAAGGCCGTGGACAGGATCATAGACGCCCAGTGCCCCAACGGGGGCTGGGGCTACAGCTATAACAACAAGATCAATCCGGACATTGACCTTTCCGTCACGGGCTGGAATGTCCAGGCGCTCAAGGCTGCGGAGCACGGCGGCATCAAGCCCACCAAGGGTGAAATACGCTCCACGCTGCGCAAGGCTTCCAGCTACGTGCGCAAGAACGTGATGCCGGACGGCAAATTCGCCTACAAGGAAAACGGCAACATGCCCCGTGCCTCCCTGGTGGGCGTGGGCGTGCTCTCCCTGCAAATGACCGGCAACGGTTCCGACAGCGCGGCCCGCAAGGGTCTGGACTGGATCAAGAACAACGTTAAAACCCTCCAATGGGGACAGGGTTCCGGCACGGAAAACGTCAAGAGCAACCTTTACATGCACTATTACTGCGTCCAGGCGGCCATGAACCGCGGCGGCGATGTATGGACCTCCTACAACAAGGCATTCCGTGACGCCGTGCTCAGCGGACAGAATGCGGACGGCAGCTTCAGGAAGAATGATGTAGGGTACGTTTCCGGCCTGACCAACAAGTCGGAAAGCATCTACCGCCAGTGCCTGGCTACGCTGATGCTGGAAACCTACTACCGCTTCCTGCCCGGTACGGGGGAAGGCACCAAGAATTCCTGA
- a CDS encoding prenyltransferase/squalene oxidase repeat-containing protein, which yields MSLHIESTEEALTELKKQRVKTLAAAFSVSFLGVVLMGLLLYLVHIIVAVPEDPPMVAYATQEGDNPDIDTPEVTPTTQRPSSSSTAAQVKVIAAVASADVAVVNPDIEVEVPSEELSMGIDIGDGFGTGTGDGDGGGIPGIISKRCDLNDRMKRITENGGTPQCEEAVVKSLKWLQKQQNKDGSWGGTPQNYKCAMTGLALLSYLAHCETPLSEDFGETVLKGISFLVDLGVKNPVLSLVPQRNEVSYDHAVATYALCEAYTFCKQMDIPSITNLEKVVIKAVDKILDNQNVDGGWAYNYNTKAGAHTDLSVTGWNIQALKAAEHGGIKPTKGEIRTALRKAASYCRKCGKPDGLFTYMQEGREDATARPSLVGVGVLSLQMCGNGSDSTARKGLDWMLKNTSQPFNWKANNTSSNLYQHYYGVQAAMNRGGDVWKAYNRAFRDSTLGAQASDGSFAPNGFPGPGGLVNTNGGSINDKIYRQCLATLMLEVYYRFLPGTGEGTKNS from the coding sequence ATGAGCCTGCACATTGAAAGTACAGAAGAAGCCCTTACGGAACTGAAGAAGCAGCGCGTCAAGACGCTGGCCGCCGCCTTCTCCGTCTCCTTCCTCGGCGTTGTCCTCATGGGCCTTCTCCTTTATCTGGTTCACATCATCGTCGCCGTTCCGGAAGATCCGCCCATGGTGGCTTACGCCACCCAGGAAGGCGACAATCCGGACATTGACACCCCGGAAGTGACCCCGACCACCCAGCGTCCCAGCAGTTCCTCCACCGCCGCGCAGGTGAAGGTCATTGCCGCCGTAGCGTCAGCTGATGTGGCCGTCGTCAATCCGGACATTGAAGTGGAGGTCCCCTCGGAAGAGCTTTCCATGGGCATCGACATCGGCGACGGCTTCGGCACCGGCACGGGGGACGGCGACGGAGGCGGCATTCCCGGCATCATCTCCAAGCGGTGCGACCTGAATGACCGCATGAAGCGCATCACGGAAAACGGCGGCACTCCCCAGTGCGAGGAAGCCGTGGTCAAATCCCTCAAGTGGCTCCAGAAGCAGCAGAACAAGGACGGCTCCTGGGGCGGAACTCCGCAGAACTACAAGTGCGCCATGACGGGGCTCGCCCTGCTCTCCTACCTGGCCCACTGTGAGACCCCCCTTTCCGAAGACTTTGGCGAAACCGTCCTGAAAGGCATTTCCTTCCTCGTGGACCTGGGCGTGAAGAACCCCGTCCTTTCCCTGGTGCCCCAGAGGAATGAGGTCAGCTATGACCACGCCGTGGCCACCTACGCCCTGTGCGAGGCCTACACCTTCTGCAAGCAGATGGACATTCCCTCCATCACCAACCTGGAAAAAGTCGTCATCAAGGCCGTAGACAAGATTCTGGACAACCAGAACGTGGACGGCGGCTGGGCCTATAATTACAATACCAAGGCAGGAGCCCATACGGACCTTTCCGTCACGGGCTGGAACATCCAGGCGCTCAAGGCGGCGGAGCACGGCGGCATCAAGCCTACCAAGGGTGAAATACGCACCGCCCTGCGCAAGGCGGCCTCTTATTGCCGCAAGTGCGGCAAGCCCGACGGCCTGTTCACCTACATGCAGGAAGGCCGGGAAGACGCTACGGCCCGCCCCTCCCTGGTGGGCGTGGGCGTGCTCTCCCTGCAAATGTGCGGCAACGGTTCCGACAGCACGGCGCGCAAAGGCCTGGACTGGATGCTCAAGAATACCAGCCAGCCCTTTAACTGGAAGGCGAACAACACTTCCTCCAACCTGTACCAGCATTATTACGGCGTGCAGGCGGCCATGAACCGCGGCGGGGACGTGTGGAAGGCTTACAACAGGGCCTTCCGGGATTCCACCCTTGGCGCACAGGCTTCCGACGGCAGTTTTGCCCCGAACGGCTTCCCCGGTCCGGGGGGCCTCGTGAACACCAACGGGGGCAGCATCAATGACAAAATCTACCGCCAGTGCCTGGCTACACTGATGCTGGAGGTATATTACCGCTTCCTCCCCGGGACGGGAGAAGGCACCAAGAATTCCTAA
- the galE gene encoding UDP-glucose 4-epimerase GalE, which translates to MKVLVTGGAGYIGSHTVRQLVKIGADVTVLDNMVYGHIEALVDPEVKLVKGDLGDASVVYPLLMQGNFDAVIHFAAFINVGESVQNPLKYYMNNIARPLVLLGAMQAAGVKRFVFSSTCATYGVPTQIPIPETEKQDPINPYGSSKYMLEKVCQDCDRAWGLKSVFLRYFNASGCSEDGLIGEDHDPETHLIPNILLTLTGEKEYIEVFGTDYDTPDGTCIRDYIHVNDLADAHLRAVDYLMKGGSTECFNLGTGLGLSVREILETAEKVTGKKIPVRYGPRREGDPPRLIANPKKAKEILGWEAQCKDAGAIVETAWKWMTGPRKGHY; encoded by the coding sequence ATGAAAGTACTTGTAACCGGCGGCGCCGGATATATTGGTTCCCACACGGTGCGCCAGCTCGTCAAAATCGGCGCAGACGTGACCGTGCTGGACAACATGGTGTACGGCCACATCGAGGCCCTGGTGGACCCGGAAGTAAAACTGGTCAAGGGAGACCTGGGAGACGCCTCCGTGGTGTATCCGCTCCTGATGCAGGGCAACTTTGACGCCGTGATCCACTTTGCCGCCTTCATCAACGTGGGTGAATCCGTCCAGAATCCCCTGAAGTATTACATGAACAACATCGCCCGGCCCCTCGTCCTTCTGGGCGCCATGCAGGCCGCGGGCGTCAAGCGCTTCGTCTTCTCCTCCACCTGCGCCACCTACGGCGTCCCCACCCAGATTCCGATTCCGGAAACGGAAAAGCAGGACCCCATCAACCCTTACGGCAGCTCCAAGTACATGCTGGAGAAAGTCTGCCAGGACTGCGACCGCGCCTGGGGGCTGAAGAGCGTTTTCCTGCGTTATTTCAACGCTTCCGGCTGTAGTGAAGACGGCCTCATCGGCGAAGACCATGATCCGGAAACCCACCTTATCCCCAACATCCTGCTCACGCTGACCGGGGAAAAGGAATACATTGAAGTTTTCGGCACGGATTACGACACGCCGGACGGCACCTGCATCCGCGACTATATCCATGTCAATGACCTGGCGGACGCCCACCTGAGAGCGGTGGACTACCTGATGAAAGGCGGCTCCACGGAATGCTTCAACCTGGGAACCGGCCTGGGACTTTCCGTCCGGGAAATCCTGGAAACGGCAGAAAAAGTTACCGGGAAGAAAATCCCCGTCCGTTACGGCCCCCGCCGTGAAGGGGACCCGCCCCGCCTGATCGCCAACCCGAAGAAGGCGAAGGAAATCCTCGGCTGGGAAGCCCAGTGCAAAGACGCCGGAGCCATCGTGGAGACGGCCTGGAAATGGATGACCGGTCCGCGCAAAGGCCATTATTGA